AGTAGAGTAGATTTTCCCTGTTGTCACGTTGGAATATTTGTTCAGGTTAATGTCGATAAAACGCTCATAGTGACCTAAGTCCAAATCCGTTTCCGCACCGTCTCCTGTTACGAATACCTCACCATGTTGATAAGGACTCATTGTACCCGGGTCCACGTTGATATATGGATCAAACTTTTGAATCGTTACATCTAGCCCGCGATTTTTTAACAACCTACCCAAAGATGCAGCCGTAATCCCTTTACCTAAAGATGATACAACGCCACCTGTTACGAAAATATACTTTGTCATGCTGTCTCCCCCTCGAAATAATTTTATTTGAAAATAATAATAAGTAACGGATATGCTTTTAAGAGGCATTTAACATTTTTATCATTAGTCAAAAACACGAAATTCATTTACTAAAAAATGAAGCTGCCCCCAATTTCTCAGGTTCAGCATATGAATGTCTATTCACTAATAAAATAAAAAACGCCCCACTTGCCAGCATTTCTAGCAAGGGGAGCGTGTATATGTTCAACAAATTATACGTGTCCTTTTTTAAGGAGCCCAAAAAAGATTCTACCTAGTACAGGGTGAAAAGTCAAGGATTGAATTAACTTGCGAATTTTCACTTTTTTCGGTTGGAAGAAAATAAAAACACTCCCCATTTATCGTCCAGGGGAGTGTTTGCTAGAGGCGATTAGAGTTTATCTTCCTCATCCAATTCTTCGTCCTCTTCTTCTTCGTCTTCGAGTTCGTACTCGTCGTCTTCGATCAAGTCTTCTTCAAACTCTTCGTCGTCATCTTCGTCTGCATCATCATCGGCATCGTCAAAGTCTTCTTCTTCGACTTCCTCCTCTTCATAATCATCCAGATCGTCGAATTCTAATTCTTCTTCGTCCAACTCATCGAATTCGTCTGCGTCGATATCGTCATCATCTGCAGCCTTCTTCTTTTTCTTAGTCTTTGTCTTAACCTGAGGAGTTGTTTCTTCTTCTATTTGATCATAAGGATACCATGCACGAAGTCCCCATTGGTTTTCTCCAATACAAATGAAACGGCCGTCAATGTTCAAGTCCGTATAGAACTGAGACAACTTGCCTTTAAGATCTGCATCTGTAAAACCAGTGATTTTCTTGATCTCCGTAATTAATTCGCCAAAAGTCACAGACTGCTTCTGTTCGTTAAATAAAGCAGTAGCGATTTCGATCAATGACATCTCTTGCACTTGTTCTGCCGTTAAATGGTTTAATGCCAATGTCTGCACATCCTTTCTATATATGTAAAAAGACAATATTCATAGCAATTCCTAGAAAAATCCATACCACTCATTATAAACAAAATACCAATGTTTAATCCAGCATAAAATAAATCTTTCCCTCAAAAAAATGAAAAATGGGTAAAAAGGAGAAAAAATGAAGAAATAAAAAAAAGGGGGTCAGACCCCCAAAGGTATTTCCCTCTCCGCGTCGAACTCTATATAGTTAGCCCAGAAACCCCGGCTCGCCGAGGTCCCCGTGTATTTTATTTACGTATTTTTGTTTTAGATATTTTTGTTTACATATTCCTTCTGAATTGGCCGCCGACTTCGTAGAGGGCTGTGGTGATTTGGCCAAGGCTTGCGACTCTAACAGTTTCCATGAGTTCTTCGAAAATGTTGCCGCCGCTGATTGCCACTTGCTTCAACCTGCCTAATGCCTCTTCCACTTCAGCGGAATTCCGCTCTTGGAACGCTGCAAGATTGCGGATCTGCGTTTGTTTCTCCTCTTCTGTGGAGCGAGCAAGCTCAATATCATTCAAATCGTCCTCAGAAGGCGGATTTGGATTTTTATACGTGTTCACTCCGATGATTGGAAGCTCACCTGTATGCTTTTTCATCTCATAATACATCGACTCGTCCTGGATCTTCCCGCGCTGATACTGCGTCTCCATCGCACCAAGCACGCCACCGCGGTCGTTCAAGCGTTCAAACTCCTGCAGCACCATTTCTTCCACAAGGTCTGTCAGCTCTTCCACCACAAATGCCCCTTGCAATGGATTCTCGTTTTTCGCCAAGCCATGCTCTTTGGTGATGATCATCTGGATTGCCATCGCACGGCGCACAGATTCTTCTGTCGGCGTTGTAATCGCTTCATCATAGGCATTCGTATGCAGCGAGTTACAGTTGTCCTGAAGCGCCATCAAAGCCTGCAGCGTCGTACGGATATCGTTAAAGTCAATTTCCTGTGCGTGCAAGGAACGGCCGGACGTCTGAATATGGTACTTCAGCTTTTGACTGCGCTCATTGGCACCATATTTATTTTTCATCACCGTTGCCCAAATGCGACGCGCCACGCGACCTATCACCGTGTACTCTGCATCCAGTCCGTTACTGAAGAAGAACGACAAATTCGGCGCAAAGTCATCAATTTTCATACCGCGGCTCAAGTAATACTCCACATACGTGAAGCCATTTGCCAATGTGAAAGCCAATTGTGTAATCGGATTCGCGCCCGCTTCGGCAATATGGTATCCGGAAATCGAAACCGAATAGTAATTGCGGACTTTTTTATCGATAAAATATTGCTGGATATCGCCCATTACCCTTAAAGCAAACTCCGTCGAGAAAATGCACGTGTTCTGGCCTTGATCTTCTTTTAAGATATCCGCTTGGACCGTTCCGCGCACCGTCTGCATCGTAACCGCACGAACTTCCGCAAACTCT
This window of the Sutcliffiella horikoshii genome carries:
- the rpoE gene encoding DNA-directed RNA polymerase subunit delta; this translates as MALNHLTAEQVQEMSLIEIATALFNEQKQSVTFGELITEIKKITGFTDADLKGKLSQFYTDLNIDGRFICIGENQWGLRAWYPYDQIEEETTPQVKTKTKKKKKAADDDDIDADEFDELDEEELEFDDLDDYEEEEVEEEDFDDADDDADEDDDEEFEEDLIEDDEYELEDEEEEDEELDEEDKL